The Diceros bicornis minor isolate mBicDic1 chromosome 19, mDicBic1.mat.cur, whole genome shotgun sequence genome contains the following window.
GGGGTGGCCGGGGGGCCCTCCTCATTCGCcaggagaggaaaaaataatccATCTGCTCTTTCCACACCGACCCCCGCCTCCTGAGTTCCATCTTAGCCCCTTTCCAGAAGATTCCACCGTGCCCGGTTTTGAATTTTAGTGTAAAATGGAGGGGAACCGCAACTATGAGTAGCACATAGGGCGAGGGTAGGGGGTGTGCGCCTCATGGTGCGGAACTCCTCTCTCCAAGCCCTGGCCGGCAAATTCAAGCCCAGTATCCAGTGCCGCGCCAGAACCCACCTTGGGCATGGATGGAAAACCTGATTTAGAGAGGGATCATCTGCCCCGCAGAGCGAAAAAAGGTGCCCCTTCCAGGACCTTTGGCTTCACAAGCCCCTGGTCAGCATTCTTTTTCTAATACTCGATGTGTTGTAGCCCAGGTCCTCTGCTTCACAGAGTCTCTGAACGCGTAATTTCCCTGATTCCTCGCATCCCGCTTCTTACAGTTGCCAGATCGGGATCTACGGCGGTGGCGATGGTAGGGGGCCGAGGCAGGGCGCTGAGCTCTAGGCGCAAAAGCGGTGGTAATCGGTGTCTACCCTGTGGGAGGGATGCGGGCGGGATTGGCACCTTTGTATGCGCGGAGGGGATGGGATGAGCTCTCCCGAGAAGTGGTTGGAATGCGCTCTGGGATTGTTTTCTGCTGGACAGGTCATTTCAACCTCTGTTTTCTGCTCCTctccccccaggccctggtaGGTCTTCCTCAGCCAGCGAGGTTCTTTATGTACCCGTTGCGCTGGGTGGCTGGAGTTGGGAGCGGGGTTTTGCTACTACTGCCACCAGAGGGTTGTGGCTGCCACAGCTGTTGCCAGGCGCGGCGGGAACACCGGAAGGCGGTTTGCGAGCGCAGCCTCGCTGCACCGGTGGCCCGCCGCTCAAGAGCATCTCCCTCCAGCAAGCTGCCTGGCACAGGGGCCAACTGGAGTTTGCCCCTATGTGTGGATAGAAAATTAATGTTGATTGAAAGCTCATCGAGGTCAGGTTCTGTACAGTGCCATCAGCAGATGGAGGTGTAAGTGATCCAAGCGAGGTCAGTGTGGACGAAGTCCCATGctgattttgttcttttctacGTTGTCTTTCGAAGAAGTTGGCTGGTTTTGGCAAAATGATGCTGGGCTATTTGAAAAAGGCAAGCTCATCTCAGGCTGCcatcttaaaacaaaatatttgggGTGCTGCCGCTGCAGCTTCCAGGGGCTTGCAAAGATCCATTGCCTGAGATTTTCGGCAGGCAGTGCACCGCTGTTTTAACTCtccactgagcacctgctgtgggaGACACTAGCCACAGACCCCTGTCCTTACTCCATGGGGGCACAGCCCGGAGCCCATGGCCATCCGGTGGCAACCACAGGGCGGTGTTGTGAGGTCTGGGCCCCTTGAGGACGGGCCGCAGCCCCAGGAGGCGATACATGATCTCTGCTGGGCAGGGCCCAGGCAAAGCCAGTCCACTGTGCCGGACCTGCCGGAAGAGCCCTCTCCGAGCCCCTGAGAAGCCCGGGGAGACACCCCAGGAGGCTTCCCGAAATGGTGACTTGGAGAGGAGTAGACTTCCATGGGTGGGCAGGGAGGAAAGGGCATTCACATTTGCTGTTGTTAACCATGATCCATTTTCCCAAATAAGTATACATTctgttcctgtttttttttttttttttttgtctgtctgtctgttttttgtctgtttgtctgTTGTGTTGACTTTTCTCTTCAGGATCCCTGCTGCCTTGGTGATCCCGGGCTGACAGCCAGAGAGCACAGCGGCTCAGCTCCTGGAGAGTGAGGGCTGAAGAAAGCGGAGGGCAGCCGCCCGCGCCCGCTGGCTCCCATTAGGTCGGTTCCTGCAGCGGTGCCCGGCGGCCTTGGCGAAGGCCCTGCCCGGCAGAGATCATGTATTGCCTCCAGTGGCTGCTGCccgtcctcctcatccccaagcCCCTCAACCCTGCCCTGTGGTTCAGCCACTCCATGTTCATGGGCTTCTACCTGCTCAGCTTCCTCCTGGAGCGGAAGCCTTGCACAATTTGTGCCTTGGTTTTCCTGGCAGCCCTGTTCCTCATCTGCTATAGCTGCTGGGGAAACTGTTTCCTGTACCACTGCTCTGATTCCCCGCTTCCGGAATCGGCGCACGACCCCGGCGTTGTGGGCACCTAACAGCCCGCCCAGTTAGCTTTCCAAGGAAGCAGAAGACGGGAGGGGAGGCATTGACATAGGTCATAAAGCATTGGAGTTTCAAATCCCGCAGCCCCGCGGGTGCCACATTCCTGACGGCGCCTTTTTGGCCTGTGATGTTTTATCCTTATAATGTGAATAATGGCACTGACCGGTGCTTTTATTGTAGTCGTGGATGGTCTTGTGGTTGTGTCTGTTCTGTCCCCATCTTGGTCCCCAGCTGGCAGGATGGCCACCCCCCTCGCCTCATTTCTGCGAGGAGTCTGTGCCCATCCCGGTCAACCGGCCAGCTATGACCTGGGCAGATAAAACGCCAGTCTCATTGTCACCTCTGTGACCCCTCCTTGACAGAGTCTGTTCCCTTCCCAGAATGTTACCGTCTCCTTAGTCTCTCTCCTGGTTTCCCTTTAGTTCTTTTCTACCCCTTTCCTTTTTAGGGGAGCACCTGTCCAAGACAGGGCTCATTTTTGCACTTATCTCGAATTTAAAGAGATTGCTGACGCCCGAGAGCCTCGCTTTTTCATTGTCCTTTCCCTGGTCAGCAGGCTAGACAGAAATATGTCTTGACGGTTTGTTGTCCACAAATCTCCAGTATTTTCTCCActtcatttttaagaaagaagTAACAGATACATGTTGCTCTTTGACCTGGGTGTCTGGGCTCATGCTTACCAGCCTAGCCTCACTTCCTTTGCCCTTCTTCCTGCCTTTCTCCACTGTCCCGAGGAGGGGGCCCTCGTTGTGTCTACCGTGCATGCTCTGCAGGATTGAGGTGTGGTGTGTTCACATAGATCTAGCAGTCCCCAGCCGAGTGAGTGGGAGAGAACTTTTGTGTTTCATAACAGCCATGATCCCCTTGATAGATGTTTGGATATATTTTGGTGTGCCGTGCGTGTGTGTACGTGTACAAATACGTGTGTATATTCCTTTTAAAGAAGCTTTATCGAACGTTGTTCTGATTTTGAGGTTTAGCAATAGCTAGCTATAGTAGGTGCCACTACGGTTTTTATTTAGCGTGGGGATTGCAGAGTGACCAGCACACTGGACTCCGAGGTGGTTCAGACAAGACAGAGGGGAGCAGTGGCCATCGTCCTCGCGCCAGGAGCTTCTTCAGTCCTGCGCATGTAGACTGTACATTGTGAAGAATACACAGGAAGACTTTGTGACTGtcacttgctattttctttttctgcacttcagtaacaagtgttggcaaatgAGACTCTCCTGCCCTGCTCACTGGGGATCAGCGTGGTTGTCCTTCCAGTCTAAACCATCCacctttctcttgcctgaggtggggagggaagtgggCCAGGCAGAGGACAGAACTGGAGGCAGTCCATCTAGGGAATGGGACCGCGAGGCCACACTTGTGGAACATTTGGACTGCTATTCTGGAGCTTTTATTTCTGGTGTGTTCGTTGCACAGCTGTTTGAAATGTTTAATAAAGCTTTATAAACTTTACTTTGTGGTTTTATGTGGCTGCAGTCCACTTGGGTCGTGGTGTTGGATTTCTGagtgggtggggggcagggagtggTATGGAGGGGCTGAGTCCTTGGCGCCAGAGTACCTTAGCCCGAAAATTTGATCTGCTCTCTGGAGAGCAGATGGTGGGGTTGGTGGAAGGGGAGCAGGGGGCAGGCCAGGCGGTGAACAGGAGGGAGTCTGAAAGTTTTCAGAGATGAGACATTTGCCTTTCTCAGCTCCCATGGCTTCTCGCCTGAAACTGTTTTCCTCCATAGGAGATTTGAGTAACCGATCCCTTGACAAACAACTTAAGACAGCTGGAACTCTAATCATCAAGGATTTTTACGGTGCTGCTTTTGaagtaaaaataaagtgaaaccCCTTAAGGCATTTCAAGTGGAAAAGTAAATAAGGCAGGCTGTCCAACCAGGGGGCTTAAGGCGATGGCTGGAAGCGCGAGAGTGGTGGAGTTCCGTGTCGTCGATGTGCACGTGCTCCCGTGCCTGTGACATTTGAGACAAAGCAGGGTAGCTTGTCAgggccctgtgctgggtgtccaCCTCTCAATGTCTCCTCCTTCTAGAAAGCATAACAGTGCTTCTACACTGCCTGTCCAAGGCACAGGGCTATTGTGAGGGTTTATTGAGATAACAGTTGTGAAAGGGATTTGGTAATTTCGTAGAAGGTTACCTGTTTTACCTAGATTTTTAATTGATTGCTATAAAGTTTTGTGTAGTTTTCTCCTGCCCTTTAAAATCTCCCCATCATCAATTTATCCCTTTTTTCATTCCTAGCGTTGCTTATCagtgctttctcttttcttgatcAAAACTTGCCAAAGGTTTGTACATTTTAAaggtattttcaaagaaccaaacgTCTATTGATTATATCTGCTGAGTATTTTTCCTGTCTGATtcttttgtgcttttatttctgaattcttCTTTTCCGGGTTTCTGAATGTATTTCACGGTTCAGCAAAGTCTTGACAAGCTGAGGAGTCATACACATGGAAAGGATGGTTTGTTCAGCAAACATTGAGCCCCTGTACTAGGCTTGCTGGGGATTTCAGGGCCAAGACCCAGGCCTGACTCTCCGGGAGTGCATTATTCTAGCCTAGTGGGAAGACTtaagaaaatagttgcaaattccaaaaacaaaacaaacaaacaaaaaaggcttTTGTGGCTCCACTCTCTTGTGGAGGCACCTGGATGATAAATGAAGCCAAGATTATTGCTTATTTTGCTCTCCCTCAGAAAAGCAGCTTGCTCTCTTATGTCAATCCCCTTTAAGAGTCACAGACAGGCCTCCCTCTGAAAGATCTGTGGCCCTTTACAGTGGGGAGCCTGCAGCCTACCCCCTCCCAAGGTGATTGCCACATCAGCTTTCTGTCTGCCCAACAGTGCCTTCCGCCTTGCAAAGGCCACCCTGGCAGCACCTTGCCGCCTTCTTGCAACACCTTTCAGGAAGGGGAAGAGTAGATGCCTCTTCTGGAAAAGGGCAGGGGCACCAGGCCTTAGAGAACCACGCTCTGCAGTTCTACGGGTCGCTGTGGCTCCTGGTGTGAAATGGTTGCTCACGTGGTACCTGGTAACCACAAGACCCCGTGAGGCCTAAGTCTGTGCCCTGCTCTTGGCCTCAGTGTCCTTATAGGTAAAAGGTGGTCTTTGGAGCAAACATAGTCTTCCTAGCCCTAATATACTGGAAATCCTTTCTCCTA
Protein-coding sequences here:
- the BLCAP gene encoding bladder cancer-associated protein, with the translated sequence MYCLQWLLPVLLIPKPLNPALWFSHSMFMGFYLLSFLLERKPCTICALVFLAALFLICYSCWGNCFLYHCSDSPLPESAHDPGVVGT